The Pseudoalteromonas arctica A 37-1-2 genome includes a region encoding these proteins:
- a CDS encoding DUF3450 domain-containing protein — protein sequence MKGVKPLILAGIVAASAAVHANDLDKVIDKSSEINKSAAQSQTKIDKIADSMQGRLQQFKTLNKEIDGLAVYNAQLTKQLNNQVEEMESLNLSMDQVSIIERQITPLMLRMIEGLEQFVSLDIPFLADERTKRVTSLNEMMNRADINSSEKFRRVLEAYQVEVDYGRTIEAYTALLNVDDKEREVDFLRIGRLELIYLTRDGKKAGSWNADTKSFEALPDSTISQINKGLRIARKQLAPDMLTLPVHAAE from the coding sequence ATGAAAGGCGTTAAACCATTAATCTTAGCTGGTATTGTGGCCGCAAGTGCAGCAGTACACGCAAACGATTTAGATAAGGTTATTGATAAAAGCAGTGAAATTAATAAATCAGCTGCGCAATCACAAACAAAAATAGACAAGATTGCAGATTCAATGCAAGGACGTTTACAGCAATTTAAAACCCTCAATAAAGAAATTGATGGTTTAGCTGTTTACAACGCTCAGCTAACTAAACAGTTAAATAATCAAGTAGAAGAGATGGAATCTTTAAACCTGTCTATGGATCAGGTTTCTATTATTGAACGTCAAATTACGCCGCTAATGCTTAGAATGATTGAAGGCCTTGAGCAGTTTGTATCTTTAGATATTCCATTTTTAGCTGATGAGCGCACTAAGCGTGTTACATCTTTAAATGAAATGATGAATCGTGCAGATATCAATTCAAGTGAAAAATTTCGCCGTGTACTTGAAGCCTATCAAGTAGAAGTAGACTACGGGCGCACTATTGAAGCCTATACCGCACTTTTAAACGTGGATGACAAAGAGCGTGAAGTCGATTTTTTACGCATTGGCCGTTTAGAGCTTATTTACTTAACACGCGATGGTAAAAAAGCAGGTAGTTGGAATGCAGATACAAAATCATTTGAAGCATTACCAGACTCTACAATAAGCCAAATTAATAAAGGCTTACGTATTGCGCGTAAGCAACTTGCCCCAGATATGTTAACTCTGCCAGTACATGCAGCAGAATAA
- a CDS encoding GGDEF domain-containing protein, which produces MTKKNVNKPNWLSLINIDSVYSSDMQRKAFSLFTMIGISIVVIAVLVFLNYKVYSPILTASLIIVNITNISCSIYFIKTGNLQVVALISMSIVCMMFVALVYTGGKDNTALYWLMFYPVVTFASLGVRLGAWLGFTLLFSCIVILYGPDFGQVSYGDVEKTRFIASFSMVFLFSFIGEYFRHKSHMAIADITLEQKQDAHTDPLTGIANRRFITSHFLKLAQTRPEQYLPFSILLIDLDNFKSLNDTHGHDFGDTVLIEFTKLLESQFLATALKARYGGEEFVVILPQVTVATATVIANKFREAVAGHVIFTDDKQRISITCSIGISQVNKVTDYDDSLKQADEALYSAKAAGRNSVVSN; this is translated from the coding sequence ATGACTAAAAAAAATGTGAATAAACCAAATTGGCTCAGTCTAATAAATATCGACAGTGTTTATAGCTCAGACATGCAACGCAAAGCGTTTTCTTTATTTACCATGATTGGGATATCAATTGTGGTGATTGCTGTATTAGTGTTTTTGAATTATAAGGTTTACTCACCGATACTCACTGCTTCATTAATTATCGTTAACATTACAAATATAAGCTGTTCTATCTATTTTATAAAAACGGGTAATCTGCAAGTAGTGGCATTAATAAGTATGAGCATTGTGTGCATGATGTTTGTTGCACTTGTTTATACCGGTGGTAAAGACAACACCGCGCTATATTGGCTAATGTTTTATCCTGTAGTGACGTTTGCATCTTTAGGGGTCAGATTAGGTGCTTGGTTAGGTTTTACTTTACTGTTTTCTTGTATTGTTATTTTATACGGCCCTGATTTTGGTCAAGTTAGCTATGGCGACGTAGAAAAAACACGATTTATAGCGTCCTTTTCTATGGTGTTTTTATTCTCATTTATTGGTGAGTATTTTAGGCATAAAAGCCACATGGCTATTGCCGATATTACGCTAGAGCAAAAACAAGATGCTCATACCGACCCCCTTACTGGTATAGCAAACAGACGTTTCATTACCTCTCATTTTTTAAAGCTTGCCCAAACACGCCCAGAGCAGTACTTACCTTTTTCAATTTTGTTAATTGATTTAGATAACTTCAAATCTTTAAACGATACGCATGGTCACGATTTTGGTGATACGGTATTGATTGAATTTACCAAGCTCCTTGAATCTCAGTTTTTGGCAACTGCGTTAAAGGCCCGTTATGGCGGTGAGGAGTTTGTTGTTATTTTACCGCAGGTTACTGTTGCTACAGCCACTGTAATAGCAAACAAATTTCGAGAGGCTGTTGCAGGGCACGTTATATTTACTGATGACAAGCAGCGTATTTCAATCACCTGTAGTATTGGTATTTCCCAAGTAAATAAAGTAACTGATTATGATGATTCGTTAAAACAAGCTGATGAAGCTCTTTATAGTGCAAAGGCTGCTGGTCGTAATAGTGTCGTCTCGAACTAG
- a CDS encoding DsbA family protein has product MSQSKLIYIHDPMCSWCWGYSPTWLKLKSELAGKVAIEYKVGGLAPDSQDPMPQNMKEMLEGTWHKISAQLGTQFNYNFWRDCQPRRSTYPACRAALIARKADKEAQMVAAIQNAYYLNAQNPSDESTLISLAEKIGLDKNEFTAQLTSSELNDEFKAELSFVRTLPIQGFPSLVLIKGNKAYPIEINYTDWHYSLNQINSILK; this is encoded by the coding sequence ATGTCTCAAAGTAAATTAATATATATTCATGACCCAATGTGTAGCTGGTGTTGGGGTTACTCACCAACCTGGCTTAAGCTAAAATCAGAGCTTGCTGGTAAAGTAGCAATTGAATATAAAGTAGGTGGATTAGCACCTGATAGCCAAGACCCAATGCCGCAAAATATGAAAGAGATGCTTGAGGGTACTTGGCATAAAATTTCAGCGCAGTTAGGTACGCAATTTAATTATAACTTTTGGCGCGATTGCCAGCCAAGGCGTTCAACGTATCCCGCATGTAGAGCCGCACTTATAGCGCGTAAAGCGGATAAAGAAGCTCAAATGGTGGCTGCAATTCAAAATGCTTATTACCTAAATGCGCAAAACCCGTCAGATGAAAGTACATTAATTAGTTTGGCTGAAAAAATTGGCTTAGATAAAAATGAGTTTACCGCGCAGCTAACGTCAAGCGAGCTTAATGATGAATTTAAAGCTGAGTTATCCTTTGTTCGTACACTACCAATCCAAGGTTTTCCCTCACTAGTGCTTATTAAAGGTAATAAAGCATACCCAATTGAAATAAATTACACCGATTGGCATTATTCCCTTAATCAAATTAATTCAATTTTAAAATAA